Part of the Candidatus Kryptoniota bacterium genome is shown below.
CGGGACCGTTCGGCCCGCGGATCACCATCGGAACCTTCAACTGTCCGCCTGACATGTGTCGCATCTTAGCGGCATTGTTGATGATCTGATCGAAAGCAACGAGGGAAAAATTGAAAGTCATAACTTCAACAACCGGTCTGAGCCCGACCATTGCGGCGCCGACTCCCATTCCGGTGAATCCGTTTTCCGAGATCGGAGCATCGATCACTCTCCCGGGTCCGAACTTTTGTAGGAGCCCCTGAGTGACTTTGTACGCGCCCTGATATTGCGCCACTTCTTCACCGACGACAAATACCGAATCGTCGCGCTCCATTTCCTCCGCCAGCGCCTGATTAATTGCTTCTCTGAAAGTTATTTCTGGCATTCAGCGGGACTCCCGGTTAAACATAAATGTCGTCGTACATCGATTCGAGCGGCGGCTCAGGACTGTTCTCGGCAAACTCCAGGCATTCCGCTACAATCTTCTTAACGTCGGCATCGACGTTATCTATTTCGTTTTGCGTCGCAATCTTCTCATCAAACAGGAACTTCTTCATCTGTTCGATGGGGTCACGCCTTTTTTCTTCATCGACTTCCTGCTTGGTCCTGTAGACCGAATCGGGATCCGACATGGAGTGCCCGCGGTAACGATACGTTCTAATCTCGAGCAAAGTCGGAAGACTTAATTCTCGTGCCTTCTTTGCAGCTTCTTTCACCGCGTCGTAAACCGCGAAGACGTTCATTCCATCGGCAACCATCCCCTCTATACCGTACGAGCATCCTCGCTTGTACAGTTCCGTCACTGCTGACGCACGATCTACGGCTGTTCCCATACCGTACAGATTATTTTCCACAATGTAAACCACCGGGAGTTTCCATAGAGCTGCCAAATTGAGCGACTCGTGAAACGAACCCTGGTTCATGGCTGCATCGCCCATGTATGTGAGACAGATGCGGTCTTCTTTTCTATACTTTATCTTGAAAGCGATTCCCGTTCCCAGAGGAATTTGTCCGCCGACAATCGCGTGACCTCCAAGCATGTTCTTTCCGACATCGAAGAAATGCATCGAACCGCCTTTGCCTTTGCTCGTGCCGGTATACTTGCCGAACAGTTCCGCCATCAGCCGCTTCGGGTCTACTCCGCGTGCGATCGCGTGGCCGTGGTCTCTGTAAGCGGTGATCAGGTAGTCGTCTTCACGCGTCGCAGCAACTGAACCCACAGCGACCGCCTCCTGACCGATGTATAGATGGAGGAATCCGCCGATCTTCTGCATGCTGTACATCTTAGCGGCCGCTTCTTCGAATCGCCTGATGAGAAGCATTGTGTGATACATCTCGACGAGTTTATTTCTTCCCAAACTCAAATACTCTTCCATATGCGTTTCAACCTGGTAATCGCTCATCTATCTGGTTCCTCCGGTGAAGTAATCAAAATACTATCTGTTCGTCGGCGTGGTATGAACTTCTGACGAGTGGTCCCGACTCGACGAATTTGAATCCCAAAGCGAGTCCTTCTCTCTTATACATTTCAAATTCTTCAGGCTTGACGTAGCGGTCGATCGGGAGATGCTCCTTCGTAGGCTGCAGATATTGCCCGATCGTGAGTATGTCAACCTTGGATTTCCTGAGATCATCCATTACTTTCAAAACTTCTTCAGCTCGCTCGCCAATGCCGACCATCATGCCGCTTTTTGTGACGAGACCTTTCTCCTTGAAGTAAGCAAGAACTTCGAGCGATCTCTCATATTTTGCCTGAGGCCTGACAATTGAGTAGAGCCGCGGCGCGGTTTCGACATTGTGATTGAGTATATCGGGTGCGGCATCAACGACGAGATCCATCGCTATCTTGTCGCCGCGGAAATCTGGTATGAGAACTTCTACCCGGCACTTGGGGTCGCGCATCCTGATCTGCCTGATCGTCTCCGCGAAGATGGAGGCACCTCCATCCTTCAGTTCGTCGCGGTTGACCGATGTAATGACAACGTGGCGCAGATTCATGGACATGACAGCTTCAGCGACACGACGCGGCTCGTCGGTGTCGAACTCAGTCGGTCGTCCTGTTTTGACCGCGCAGAAACCGCAGCTTCTCGTGCAGACGTCGCCGAGTATCATGAATGTGGCTGTGCCTCTTCCCCAGCACTCGCCGAGGTTAGGGCACCTGGCTTCTTCACAAACTGTGTGGAGTTGTTTCCTTCTCATCAAACCGAGAAGCCGGGCGTAATTGTCGCCATACGGCAGTTTTGCACGAATCCAATCCGGTCTTCGCGGTTGAGGCTTCTTTTCTTCGATCACTTTTTCGCTGATGTCGATCATAAATTTTCTAAAAGACCTGTTCTGTATCGTAATTCTCGAGATAATTTACCACACGTTCGAGGAATCGTCCACCCAGAGCGCCGTCTACGAGCCTGTGGTCAAATGACAGCGTCAGGAACCCGGTTTCTCTTATTGCGATGGCGTCGTTGATTACAACCGGCCGCTTCTTGACGGCTCCCACCCCGAGTATCGCTATGTTCGGCTGGTTAATGACGGGTGTCCCGATAAGATTTCCGAACACTCCGAAATTCGTGATGGAAAAAGTCGAGCCGATCGTGTCGTCGCCGGTTAGTCTCTTCGTGCGGGCGCGAAGGGCAACATCATAGATACCTCTCGCCAGACCCAGGATATTCTTTTCATCGGCCCCTTTGATAACCGGCACAAGAAGTCCTGTCGTCTCGATCGCGACCGCAATACCGAGGTTTATGTACTTGTGCGTTACCACATTCGTTCCGTCGATGCTGCTGTTGACCAGTGGATAATCTTTCAGCGCCTTGACGCACGCAAAAGAAATGAACGGCATGAAAGTGAGCTTGAAACCTTCTTTCTTGTGAAATTCATCCGAATGTTTCGCGATGTAGCCGGAAATCCGGGTCATGTCAACTTCGCTGACAGCGGACACGTGAACCGACGTGTCGCGGCTTGCAACCATGTGCTCCATGATACGTTGGCGCATGTTGTCCATCGGCACCACCTGCTCGCGCGACGTATCATAATTTACCCGTGGTGCGGAGCCGGTTGTCTTTTTAGATTGACTCCTCGACGGGACGTTGCCGGCACTTGCCCTGTTCTCTATATAGTGCATAAGGTCATGTTTGGTGATTCTGCCGCCGGAACCGGTTCCGCCAATAGCGGTTAGTTCGTCCGATGAAATTCCCTCTGCCTGCGCGATGCTTCTCACAAGAGGCGAATAGAACCTGTCTCCGTTCGTCCCTCGCGAAACTGTCGAGACGTCTGTATACGCCACTTCCTCTTTCCGCGCACCTGCGGACTCAAGGGCTCTCTCCGTTTTGGGTGTTTCGGAGACCGAATCCTCCGAACGCCTTGTGGAACTCCCGCCCGCGTCAATGTAGGCAATTACCGCTCCGACCTGTGCGACCTCCTGTTCCTTTACAAGGATCTTGGAGATTATGCCGGCCGCGACCGACGGAATTTCGGTATCGACTTTGTCGGTACTTATTTCAAGAAGGATTTCGTCGCGCTCTACCTTGTCGCCCGCTTTCTTGTGCCACTTCACAATCCGCCCTTCGGTGATGCTTTCACCCATCTTCGGCATAAGGACTTCAACTTGCATTGCACATCCTCCTTCTTAGTAAGCCGCCAGTTCTTCCAGGACTTTCATCACCTGCGCCTCACTCGGGAGGACAGCGATTTCGAGAGGCGGGCTGTAGGGAACCGGAGAATCAAATGCGGTTATTCTTCTGATCGGCGCGTCGAGGTACTCGAACGCCTCTTCAGCAATTATGCTTGTCAGCTCTGCTGCGAATCCGCTTGTGCGCGTGTCTTCGCTGAGGACCAGAACCTTGTTAGTCTTTCTTACGCTCTGGAGAATTGCTTCCTTGTCGAGCGGAACTATTGTCCTGAGGTCGATTACTTCTACTTCAATTCCTTTTTCGGAAAGTTTTTTCGCCGCGTTGAGAGCAAAGTAAACCGGCGCGCCGTATGTTATCACCGAGATGTCTTTCCCTTCGCGGCGGACGGAGGCTTTACCGAACGGGATCAGATAGTCTTGATCAGGTTCCGGGCTCATCGCGTAACTCTGCCTGTACAATCCTTTGTGTTCAAGAAACAGAATCGGGTCGGCCATCCGTATCGCGGTCTTCAGTAGACCTTTCGCGTCCTGCGCAGTCGAAGGATAGGCGATATAAATTCCCGGACAATGCGCAAAAATGCTCTCGATGCTCTGGCTGTGATAATGTCCCCCGTGAATGTAGCCGCCGACCGGTACGCGTATAACCATCGGGCACGACCACTTATTGTCGGAACGGTATCTCATCATCGCAACTTCGTTTCTCAATTGCATCATGGCGGGAAAGATGTAATCGGCAAACTGGATCTCAACTACCGGTTTAAACCCCCGCAGCGACAATCCGAACGCGGTGCCGATTATGCTTGCCTCCGCGAGCTGCGAATTAAAAACCCTCTCTCTTCCGAACTTCGTGGAGAGTCCTTTCGTCGCAGTGAAGACTCCTCCCTTTCCATCTTCTACGTCTTCTCCGTAGATGATAGCTCTGGGATTTCGCAGCATCTCCTCGTGAAGCGCGTGGTTCACCGCATCGACCATGACCACCGGCTTGCCCGCCGGGATGGACTTCTCGAACTCCCACCCGGAGTACGTTTCCTTCGGCGCGTAAACATGAGAAAAAACGGTCGACACTTCCGGAGTCGGGCGAGATTCTGCCCAATCAGCTGCTTCGTCGACTTTCTTCTTCACATCCTTCTGGATCGATTCGATCTCGGAATGAGTCAGGATCTTCTCTTCGATCAGAACATTTTCCATCACAAGAAGAGGATCCCGCGCGTGATCCTTTTCAATCTCGTCCTTAGGCCTGTACTTCCGGTCGTCGTCAGAAGACGAATGTGAAAGGAGCCTGACGACATCTGCAACTATCACACTTGGTCCGGATCCGTTCCTTGCGCGCGCTACGGCTTCGCTTGCGACGGCGAAGCTCGCGATGAAATCTGTGCCGTCAACCTTGTAACGCTGCAGATTCGGGTAACCTTTAACAATTTCGTATACTGATCCTCCGGCCGTCTGCTGCCATTCGGGAACGCTTATTGCATAATGGTTGTCTTCGATGCAAAAAATGACGGGCAATTTTTCGCGCGACGCCCAGTTCAGCGCTTCAGAAAATTCTCCTTCGCTCGTGGCACCTTCTCCCGATGAGACGTACACTACCTGGTTTTTTCCGTCTCTAACACAACCCATTGCGGTCCCTACTGCCTGCAGGAATTGAGTCCCGGTCGGACTCGACTGTGTGGGAACATTCAGAGAATTTTTTCCGTAATGCCCGGGCATCTGGCGGCCGCCGGTCATTACATCCTCCGCGCGGTTGAGCTGTGCGAGCATTATCTCTTCAGCCGTGAACCCAAGACCGATCGCGAAACCCAATCCACGATAGTACGGGTATGCCCAATCGTATCCCGGTTTGAGATTCATCGCACAGGCGACCTGGATCGCTTCGTGGCCTGACCCACCGATGTGGAAGAACGCTTTTCCCTGCTTTAATAGCGCGAGCTCTTTTTCGTCGAGCCGGCGCGCCAGAAGCATCAGTTTGTAACCTTCTATGAGCTTCTCCGGCATTAAGATTTTCTTCCCGGACTCTAGAGTTATTGTATCGTGTCCGTTCGAAATTTGTCCCTGTTTTGCAGCGGATTTCTTAACTGGAGGCATGTTCACTCTCCATGTTTATATGAAAATCGTCCATGAATTGGTCCAGGTTCACCGGCGTGATTTCTGTTTGAAAAACCCCGGCAAGCTCCCCGGCGACTTTTCTTTTCACATCTGAAATTTCAACTTCTCTTCCGATCAGGTTTGAAAGTGAGGTCACTCCTTTGTGGAAGATCCCGCATGGAATTATTCGCCCGAAGTACGAGAGGTCTGTATTTACGTTGAACGCGAAGCCGTGCATCGTGACCCACTTGCTGACTTTCACTCCGATCGCGCAAATCTTTTCACTTCCAACCCAGACTCCTGTATAGTCGGGTTCACGATGACCTTCTATTCCGTATACGCGTAGTGTTCGGATTACCACTTCCTCAAGGTCGCGAAGATAACGGTGAACGTCGAGATAGTGATCGTTCAAATCGAATATCGGATAACAGACCAATTGTCCCGGACCATGATAAGTGATGTCTCCACCGCGATCGATCCTGAAAACACTGACGTTGTTTTTTTTCAACTCGTCGTCACTTGCGAGGAGATGGTCCTCACCGCCCGATTTTCCGATGGTATAAGTGTGAGGATGCTCTGTGAAAAGTATCGTGTCAGGAATGTTTCGTGCTACCCGTTCGCGATGAAGAGTCTTCTGCAAATCCCATGCAAAGGAATAATCACTGGTGCTTAAGTCTATTAAAAGCGATTTATTCAAATTCTCTCGGCTTAAATGTGGATCGGATGACCAAGCGCGTCTTCCGCCGCCTCCATTACAGCTTCAGTCAGAGTCGGATGCGCGTGGACAGTCCTCACAATTTCATATGGAGTCGTCTCGAGCTTCTTCGCCACGCCTAATTCAGCGATCATTTCAGTCGCGCCGTATCCGAGGATATGAGCTCCCAACAATTCGCCGTATTTTGCGTCGAAAATCAATTTCACGAAACCGACCGACTCATTTGTTGCAATTGCCTTTCCATTAGCTGAGAACGGAAAGCGACCGATCTTAGTTTCATAGCCCATCTCTTTTGCCTTACTCTCGGTAAGACCGATACTTGCCACTTGCGGCTGACAATACGTGCAGCCGGGAATGCTATTGTAGTCGAGCACTTCAGTCTCGACGCCGGCAATTCTCTCGACGCAGCGGATGCCTTCCGCCGAAGCGACATGTGCCAGCCACGGCGCCCCAATCACATCACCGATCGCGTAAACACCATTCACATTTGTCTTGTAAGAAGTCTTGTCGACTTTTATCCATGATTTCTCAACTTGCACTCCAAGTGCCTCGAGACCGAGATTATCAGAGTTTCCCTGTATACCGACGGCAACCAATGCGATTTCGGCCTTGAGCTCCTGCGCCCCTTTCTTGTTCGAGATCTTTACAGACACGCCGTTGCCCGAAGCCGCCGCAGATTCAACCTTCGTGTCGGTGAGAACTTC
Proteins encoded:
- a CDS encoding dehydrogenase E1 component subunit alpha/beta produces the protein MPPVKKSAAKQGQISNGHDTITLESGKKILMPEKLIEGYKLMLLARRLDEKELALLKQGKAFFHIGGSGHEAIQVACAMNLKPGYDWAYPYYRGLGFAIGLGFTAEEIMLAQLNRAEDVMTGGRQMPGHYGKNSLNVPTQSSPTGTQFLQAVGTAMGCVRDGKNQVVYVSSGEGATSEGEFSEALNWASREKLPVIFCIEDNHYAISVPEWQQTAGGSVYEIVKGYPNLQRYKVDGTDFIASFAVASEAVARARNGSGPSVIVADVVRLLSHSSSDDDRKYRPKDEIEKDHARDPLLVMENVLIEEKILTHSEIESIQKDVKKKVDEAADWAESRPTPEVSTVFSHVYAPKETYSGWEFEKSIPAGKPVVMVDAVNHALHEEMLRNPRAIIYGEDVEDGKGGVFTATKGLSTKFGRERVFNSQLAEASIIGTAFGLSLRGFKPVVEIQFADYIFPAMMQLRNEVAMMRYRSDNKWSCPMVIRVPVGGYIHGGHYHSQSIESIFAHCPGIYIAYPSTAQDAKGLLKTAIRMADPILFLEHKGLYRQSYAMSPEPDQDYLIPFGKASVRREGKDISVITYGAPVYFALNAAKKLSEKGIEVEVIDLRTIVPLDKEAILQSVRKTNKVLVLSEDTRTSGFAAELTSIIAEEAFEYLDAPIRRITAFDSPVPYSPPLEIAVLPSEAQVMKVLEELAAY
- the lipA gene encoding lipoyl synthase; the encoded protein is MIDISEKVIEEKKPQPRRPDWIRAKLPYGDNYARLLGLMRRKQLHTVCEEARCPNLGECWGRGTATFMILGDVCTRSCGFCAVKTGRPTEFDTDEPRRVAEAVMSMNLRHVVITSVNRDELKDGGASIFAETIRQIRMRDPKCRVEVLIPDFRGDKIAMDLVVDAAPDILNHNVETAPRLYSIVRPQAKYERSLEVLAYFKEKGLVTKSGMMVGIGERAEEVLKVMDDLRKSKVDILTIGQYLQPTKEHLPIDRYVKPEEFEMYKREGLALGFKFVESGPLVRSSYHADEQIVF
- the lipB gene encoding lipoyl(octanoyl) transferase LipB: MNKSLLIDLSTSDYSFAWDLQKTLHRERVARNIPDTILFTEHPHTYTIGKSGGEDHLLASDDELKKNNVSVFRIDRGGDITYHGPGQLVCYPIFDLNDHYLDVHRYLRDLEEVVIRTLRVYGIEGHREPDYTGVWVGSEKICAIGVKVSKWVTMHGFAFNVNTDLSYFGRIIPCGIFHKGVTSLSNLIGREVEISDVKRKVAGELAGVFQTEITPVNLDQFMDDFHINMESEHASS
- a CDS encoding dihydrolipoamide acetyltransferase family protein, giving the protein MQVEVLMPKMGESITEGRIVKWHKKAGDKVERDEILLEISTDKVDTEIPSVAAGIISKILVKEQEVAQVGAVIAYIDAGGSSTRRSEDSVSETPKTERALESAGARKEEVAYTDVSTVSRGTNGDRFYSPLVRSIAQAEGISSDELTAIGGTGSGGRITKHDLMHYIENRASAGNVPSRSQSKKTTGSAPRVNYDTSREQVVPMDNMRQRIMEHMVASRDTSVHVSAVSEVDMTRISGYIAKHSDEFHKKEGFKLTFMPFISFACVKALKDYPLVNSSIDGTNVVTHKYINLGIAVAIETTGLLVPVIKGADEKNILGLARGIYDVALRARTKRLTGDDTIGSTFSITNFGVFGNLIGTPVINQPNIAILGVGAVKKRPVVINDAIAIRETGFLTLSFDHRLVDGALGGRFLERVVNYLENYDTEQVF
- the lpdA gene encoding dihydrolipoyl dehydrogenase; this translates as MAELKKYDLVVLGGGPGGYVAAIRAAQLGMKVGCVERDKLGGICLNWGCIPSKALLKSAEVMWNFKDAKEYGLSFDNLRVDFKQVVKRSRDAADRLSRGVEFLFKKNKIEKISGNGKLIAPNKISVTDNFGKEVAQVEGKNIIISTGARPRELPGIKIDRKKVITSTEAMILEAIPKDMIIIGAGAIGAEFAYFYNAFGTKVTLVEMMPNILPVEDTEVTAQLEREFKKQGIEVLTDTKVESAAASGNGVSVKISNKKGAQELKAEIALVAVGIQGNSDNLGLEALGVQVEKSWIKVDKTSYKTNVNGVYAIGDVIGAPWLAHVASAEGIRCVERIAGVETEVLDYNSIPGCTYCQPQVASIGLTESKAKEMGYETKIGRFPFSANGKAIATNESVGFVKLIFDAKYGELLGAHILGYGATEMIAELGVAKKLETTPYEIVRTVHAHPTLTEAVMEAAEDALGHPIHI
- the pdhA gene encoding pyruvate dehydrogenase (acetyl-transferring) E1 component subunit alpha, which codes for MSDYQVETHMEEYLSLGRNKLVEMYHTMLLIRRFEEAAAKMYSMQKIGGFLHLYIGQEAVAVGSVAATREDDYLITAYRDHGHAIARGVDPKRLMAELFGKYTGTSKGKGGSMHFFDVGKNMLGGHAIVGGQIPLGTGIAFKIKYRKEDRICLTYMGDAAMNQGSFHESLNLAALWKLPVVYIVENNLYGMGTAVDRASAVTELYKRGCSYGIEGMVADGMNVFAVYDAVKEAAKKARELSLPTLLEIRTYRYRGHSMSDPDSVYRTKQEVDEEKRRDPIEQMKKFLFDEKIATQNEIDNVDADVKKIVAECLEFAENSPEPPLESMYDDIYV